A window of Theropithecus gelada isolate Dixy chromosome 14, Tgel_1.0, whole genome shotgun sequence contains these coding sequences:
- the LRRN4CL gene encoding LRRN4 C-terminal-like protein yields MLGSPCLLWLLAVTFLVPRAQPLAPQDFEEEEEDETETAWPPLPAVPCDYDHCRHLQVPCKELQRAGPAACLCPGLSSPAQPPDPPRMGEVSIVAEEGRAVVHWCAPFSPVLHYWLLLWDGSEAAQKGPSLNATVRRAELKGLKPGGVYVVCVVAANEAGASRVPEAGREGLEGADIPAFGPCSRFAVPPNPRTLVHAAVGVGTALALLSCAALVWHFCLRDRWGCPRRAVARAAGAL; encoded by the coding sequence ATGCTGGGCTCTCCCTGCCTTCTGTGGCTCCTGGCCGTGACCTTCTTGGTTCCCAGAGCTCAGCCCTTGGCCCCTCAAGActttgaagaagaggaagaagatgagaCTGAGACGGCGTGGCCGCCTTTGCCGGCTGTCCCCTGCGACTACGACCACTGCCGACACCTGCAGGTGCCCTGTAAGGAGCTACAGAGGGCCGGGCCGGCGGCCTGCCTGTGCCCAGGACtctccagccctgcccagccgCCCGACCCGCCGCGCATGGGAGAAGTGAGCATTGTGGCCGAAGAGGGCCGCGCAGTGGTCCACTGGTGTGCCCCCTTCTCCCCGGTCCTCCACTACTGGCTGCTGCTTTGGGACGGCAGCGAGGCTGCGCAGAAGGGGCCCTCGCTGAACGCTACGGTCCGCAGAGCCGAACTgaaggggctgaagccagggggCGTTTATGTCGTTTGCGTGGTGGCCGCTAACGAGGCTGGGGCAAGCCGCGTGCCTGAGGCTGGAAGAGAGGGCCTCGAGGGGGCCGACATCCCTGCCTTCGGGCCTTGCAGCCGCTTTGCAGTGCCGCCCAACCCCCGCACTCTGGTCCACGCCGCCGTCGGGGTGGGCACGGCCCTGGCCCTGCTGAGCTGTGCCGCCCTGGTGTGGCACTTCTGCCTACGCGATCGCTGGGGCTGCCCGCGCCGAGCCGTCGCCCGAGCAGCAGGGGCGCTCTGA